The Anabaena sp. WA102 genome contains a region encoding:
- the pstC gene encoding phosphate ABC transporter permease subunit PstC, giving the protein MANSSESQNNSLSLSDGNIDLTSTGGVNFWFDKGFTWLVYLFAGITIAILFVMTWVIFKQAEPAIGKFGLGFLWGQDWDTGNQIFGALPYIYGTLVSSAIAVLLTIPVGISIALVTSEDFLPNPVKTTIAFVIELIAAIPSVIIGLWGIFVFIPVITPIEKWLGSTFGFIPLFNTQDPAGNNMLTAGIVLAIMTLPAMAAISRDVLMVIPKELRSSSMALGGTRWETIFRVLLPAGFSGMVSATMLSLGRALGETMAVTMLIGNSAQISISLLDPAYNIPAVLANEFAEAEPGLHIGALGYLGLILFALTLAINIAAVLIVEWVGKKNR; this is encoded by the coding sequence ATGGCTAATTCATCTGAATCTCAGAATAATTCACTAAGTTTAAGTGATGGCAATATTGATTTAACATCCACAGGTGGCGTTAATTTCTGGTTTGATAAAGGATTTACATGGCTAGTGTATCTTTTCGCTGGGATTACTATAGCCATCCTCTTTGTCATGACCTGGGTGATTTTCAAGCAAGCAGAACCAGCTATTGGTAAATTTGGACTGGGCTTTTTATGGGGTCAAGATTGGGATACAGGGAATCAGATTTTCGGGGCATTACCTTACATCTATGGAACTTTGGTCAGTAGTGCGATCGCTGTTTTATTAACTATACCCGTAGGCATATCCATAGCCCTAGTCACCAGTGAAGATTTTTTACCAAATCCAGTCAAAACCACTATAGCTTTCGTCATTGAATTAATTGCCGCTATCCCCAGCGTAATTATTGGTTTATGGGGCATTTTCGTATTTATTCCCGTCATCACACCCATAGAGAAATGGTTAGGTAGCACCTTCGGGTTTATCCCCCTATTTAACACACAAGACCCCGCCGGCAACAATATGTTAACAGCGGGCATTGTTCTCGCCATTATGACCTTACCCGCAATGGCAGCTATTTCTCGTGATGTTTTAATGGTTATTCCTAAAGAGTTACGTAGCTCATCTATGGCTTTAGGCGGAACTCGTTGGGAAACAATTTTTCGAGTTTTATTACCAGCAGGATTTTCTGGGATGGTCAGCGCAACAATGCTATCCCTGGGCAGGGCTTTAGGCGAAACAATGGCTGTCACCATGCTAATTGGTAACTCCGCTCAAATCAGCATATCCCTTCTAGATCCAGCATATAATATTCCCGCAGTCTTAGCCAATGAATTTGCCGAAGCTGAACCGGGCTTACATATTGGGGCATTAGGCTATTTAGGTCTAATTTTATTTGCTTTAACACTAGCTATAAATATTGCGGCTGTATTAATAGTGGAATGGGTTGGCAAAAAAAATAGATAA
- the pstA gene encoding phosphate ABC transporter permease PstA, whose protein sequence is MSAYTNSETDQAAAASLCQPLSTDRQLFTYSMTGIAFGLSGLALLPLLSILWEIMSRGLSGFRLEMLFHPLIENGFANAILGTILMVGIGALLSIPVGVITGIFLAEFSQTNPLTRYVRFITSILTGVPSIVVGIFAYGVIVLLTKGFSAIAGGFALAVIMLPVIVLTTEEALKLIPVPQRLASAALGGTRFQTTFRVIVSSAIPGITTGISLAIARASGETAPLLFTALFSQNWSDGLLSPTASLPVLIFNLYNNPDPAVNQLVWTTSIILLTLVLFFSLLSRVIAKKR, encoded by the coding sequence ATGAGTGCTTATACAAATTCAGAAACAGATCAAGCCGCTGCGGCTTCATTATGTCAGCCCCTATCCACAGATAGACAATTATTTACATACTCAATGACCGGGATTGCTTTTGGTCTGAGTGGTTTAGCACTGTTGCCATTGTTATCCATATTGTGGGAAATCATGTCACGGGGGCTTTCTGGCTTCAGACTAGAGATGTTATTTCATCCATTAATTGAAAATGGGTTTGCTAATGCTATTCTTGGTACTATACTTATGGTAGGTATCGGTGCATTACTCAGTATTCCTGTCGGGGTAATTACAGGAATTTTCTTAGCAGAATTTAGTCAAACCAACCCACTTACGCGGTATGTGCGGTTTATTACTAGCATTCTTACAGGTGTTCCTTCCATTGTTGTTGGGATATTTGCTTATGGTGTGATTGTTTTATTAACTAAGGGATTTAGTGCCATTGCTGGTGGTTTTGCTCTAGCTGTAATTATGCTACCAGTGATAGTATTAACAACAGAAGAGGCTTTAAAGCTAATTCCCGTCCCCCAACGTCTTGCATCCGCAGCATTAGGAGGAACTCGCTTTCAAACTACTTTTCGTGTTATTGTTAGTTCGGCTATCCCAGGGATTACTACGGGGATTTCCCTAGCTATAGCTCGTGCATCTGGTGAAACAGCACCACTACTTTTTACCGCTTTATTTAGTCAAAATTGGTCAGATGGTTTATTAAGTCCTACTGCTTCCTTACCAGTATTGATTTTTAACCTTTATAACAATCCTGATCCAGCCGTAAATCAACTAGTATGGACAACCTCCATCATTCTCCTGACTTTAGTTTTGTTTTTCAGCTTGCTGTCTCGCGTAATTGCTAAGAAAAGATAA